One genomic window of Luteitalea pratensis includes the following:
- a CDS encoding TonB-dependent receptor, which produces MRLSLSGLASSLLAAAALLTMPHAVSAQTGTASLSGTVTDAQKSAVPGATVTITSAATGLSREAVTGGNGGYQFIALPPGVYTLKAELTGFKTSIIEKIQLSTDTSSRVDVALAVGGIEESVQVLAEAPAINTTDASLGNVIKESQIMGLPLEARNPVGLLSLQAGVVYIPRNNPETTMDPRYGSVSGARADQSNVTLDGIDVNDGQNQSAFTSVLRLTLDSVQEFRVTTSSYGADGGRSSGPQVSLITKSGTNSLRGAGYYANRDTRFSSNEYFNKLSQLKAGGESESPLLNKNIYGGSVGGPILRDRLFYFANFEALREKRESVVERSVPSAAMRDGVLTYLCAVAAACPGGAVQGFTSTHTIPAGRYGMNPAEFKRVDPTGIGASTLAAEYWKQFPLPNYDGTDAFNIMGYRFTSLVENEFNTGIARGDYRITNAQSLFARFNSQDDALIGTQQYPGLAPNTARQVKNWGFASGHDWVLGSNMVNTLRVGYTKIDDATTGLQTQSATTFRFLDNYEALSSTNGRQLGTWNVTNDFSWIKGNHTVKVGTNLRFLRNDTFTNANSFYSGLANGSWAAGAGRRYMPGGTCPAPADCSGLPAVDSGSFAAYADPFMDMLGAITQTTARYNYTIDGGIISEGTALPRLYVANEYEFYVQDQWRIGDNFTLTGGLRYSMFPPVYEGRGQQVVPNLNMADWVATRAANMQLGIPSSADATISFIPAGPVNDGPDWYQYDKNNFAPRASFAWSLNPKTTVRGGYFLVYDRIGSGLATQFNTAGSFGLASVLSSPVNTNNETNPAIRYQGVNVIPATYPGAPPASFPATPPQFSGTITSAIDQNLRTPYSHAYNLTFSRDLGRNYAVDVAYVGRQGRNLLIRRDAAMPANFVEQKSGMDYFTAASLLITEANRVGATNVAPIPYWENLFPTAATGGMTATQVMAGLFMDNDPDWMTALWYADQNCDPACPSTGDFSFFNQQYDSLAVQSSMARSGYNSMQLALRRRLADGYQFDFNYTYAVAKDHGSSVERGSSFGNNTGSGGYSGFLINSWDPDQQYSYADFDVRHQINVNGLYELPFGQGKKWATNANGFTNALIGDWSIAGIYRWTSGFPFNVQNCRSCWATNWNLQGNAVLVDPNKLPETATTRNAVGGQPSAWADTTAAIAAFQRATPGESGERNIFRGDGYFGIDASIGKAFRMPFGHRLMFRWDVFNLTNTVRFDTATVDMIPDRAATFGRYNGTLAGCDGAANRCMQLNLRYEF; this is translated from the coding sequence GTGAGGCTTTCTCTCTCCGGGCTCGCGTCGAGCTTGCTGGCGGCGGCGGCGTTGTTGACGATGCCGCATGCCGTGTCGGCCCAGACCGGCACCGCGTCATTGTCGGGAACGGTCACCGACGCTCAGAAGAGCGCGGTCCCCGGTGCAACGGTCACGATCACGAGCGCGGCGACGGGCTTGTCGCGTGAAGCGGTCACGGGCGGCAATGGCGGCTACCAGTTCATCGCCCTGCCTCCGGGCGTCTACACATTGAAGGCCGAGTTGACCGGCTTCAAGACCAGCATCATCGAAAAGATCCAGTTGAGCACGGACACTTCGTCCCGCGTCGACGTCGCGCTGGCGGTGGGCGGGATAGAAGAGAGCGTGCAGGTGCTCGCCGAAGCACCGGCCATCAACACCACCGACGCAAGCCTCGGCAACGTGATCAAGGAATCCCAGATCATGGGCCTGCCTCTCGAGGCGCGCAACCCGGTCGGGTTGCTCTCCCTGCAGGCGGGCGTGGTCTACATCCCGCGCAACAACCCGGAGACCACGATGGACCCGCGGTACGGCTCGGTGAGCGGCGCACGCGCCGACCAGAGCAACGTGACGCTGGATGGCATCGACGTCAACGACGGCCAGAACCAGAGCGCGTTCACCTCGGTGCTGCGCCTCACGCTCGACTCCGTGCAGGAGTTCCGGGTGACCACGAGTTCGTACGGCGCCGATGGCGGTCGTTCGTCCGGCCCGCAGGTCTCGCTCATCACCAAGAGCGGGACCAACAGCCTTCGGGGCGCCGGCTATTACGCCAATCGCGACACGAGGTTCTCCTCGAACGAGTACTTCAACAAGTTGTCGCAGCTGAAGGCCGGCGGCGAGAGCGAGTCACCGCTGCTCAACAAGAACATCTACGGCGGCTCGGTCGGCGGCCCGATCCTGAGGGACCGCCTGTTCTACTTCGCCAATTTCGAGGCGCTGCGCGAGAAGCGCGAATCGGTCGTCGAGCGCTCGGTGCCCTCGGCGGCGATGCGCGACGGCGTGCTGACCTACCTGTGCGCGGTGGCCGCGGCCTGCCCTGGCGGCGCAGTGCAGGGCTTCACCAGCACCCACACCATTCCGGCCGGCCGGTATGGCATGAACCCGGCCGAGTTCAAGCGCGTCGATCCGACCGGCATCGGCGCCAGCACGCTCGCGGCGGAGTACTGGAAGCAGTTCCCGCTGCCGAACTACGACGGAACCGATGCCTTCAACATCATGGGCTACCGCTTCACCTCACTCGTCGAGAACGAGTTCAACACGGGCATCGCGCGTGGCGACTACCGGATCACCAATGCCCAGTCGCTCTTTGCGCGCTTCAACTCGCAGGACGACGCGCTCATCGGGACGCAGCAGTACCCCGGGCTCGCGCCCAACACCGCGCGCCAGGTGAAGAACTGGGGCTTTGCGAGCGGCCACGACTGGGTGCTCGGCTCCAACATGGTCAACACATTGCGCGTCGGCTACACCAAGATCGACGACGCGACGACCGGCTTGCAGACACAGAGCGCGACGACGTTCCGGTTCCTGGACAACTACGAGGCGCTGAGCTCGACCAACGGCCGTCAGCTCGGCACCTGGAACGTCACCAACGACTTCTCGTGGATCAAGGGCAATCACACCGTGAAGGTCGGCACCAACCTGCGGTTCCTGCGCAACGACACGTTCACCAACGCGAACTCGTTCTACAGCGGGTTGGCCAATGGCTCCTGGGCCGCTGGAGCCGGACGGCGCTACATGCCCGGTGGCACGTGTCCGGCTCCGGCCGACTGCTCCGGCCTGCCGGCAGTCGACTCGGGTAGCTTCGCGGCCTACGCCGACCCGTTCATGGACATGCTGGGCGCGATCACGCAGACGACGGCGCGCTACAACTACACGATCGACGGCGGCATCATCAGCGAGGGCACGGCGCTGCCGCGCCTGTACGTCGCCAACGAGTACGAGTTCTACGTGCAGGATCAGTGGCGTATTGGCGACAACTTCACGCTCACCGGGGGGCTTCGCTACAGCATGTTCCCGCCGGTGTACGAGGGGCGTGGCCAGCAGGTGGTGCCCAACCTCAACATGGCCGACTGGGTTGCGACGCGAGCAGCCAACATGCAGCTTGGCATCCCTTCGAGTGCGGACGCGACAATTTCGTTCATCCCGGCCGGGCCCGTCAACGACGGCCCCGACTGGTACCAGTACGACAAGAACAACTTCGCACCGCGCGCCAGCTTCGCGTGGTCGCTCAATCCGAAGACGACCGTCCGCGGCGGCTACTTCCTGGTCTACGACCGCATCGGCTCGGGTCTTGCCACTCAGTTCAACACCGCCGGATCGTTCGGACTGGCGTCGGTCTTGAGCAGCCCCGTCAACACGAACAACGAGACCAACCCGGCGATCCGTTACCAGGGAGTCAACGTCATTCCGGCGACCTATCCCGGTGCGCCGCCGGCCTCGTTCCCGGCCACGCCACCGCAGTTCTCGGGCACCATCACGTCGGCGATCGACCAGAACCTGCGCACGCCGTATTCGCACGCCTACAACCTGACGTTCAGCCGTGACCTCGGCCGCAACTACGCGGTCGATGTGGCCTACGTCGGTCGACAGGGGCGCAACCTCCTGATTCGGCGCGACGCGGCCATGCCCGCCAACTTCGTCGAACAGAAGTCGGGGATGGACTACTTCACGGCGGCCAGTCTGCTCATCACGGAAGCCAACCGCGTCGGGGCCACAAATGTGGCTCCCATCCCGTACTGGGAGAACCTGTTCCCGACCGCGGCCACCGGCGGCATGACGGCCACGCAGGTGATGGCCGGCCTGTTCATGGACAACGATCCCGACTGGATGACGGCACTCTGGTACGCCGATCAGAACTGCGATCCGGCGTGCCCGAGCACCGGTGATTTCTCGTTCTTCAACCAGCAGTACGACTCGCTGGCCGTGCAGAGCTCCATGGCCCGTTCAGGCTACAACTCGATGCAGCTCGCGTTGCGGCGGCGGTTGGCCGACGGGTACCAGTTCGACTTCAACTACACCTACGCCGTCGCGAAGGACCATGGATCGTCGGTGGAGCGCGGATCGAGCTTCGGCAACAACACAGGCTCGGGTGGCTACTCTGGCTTCCTCATCAACTCGTGGGATCCGGACCAGCAGTACTCCTACGCGGACTTCGACGTGCGTCACCAGATCAACGTCAACGGCCTGTACGAGCTGCCGTTCGGCCAGGGCAAGAAGTGGGCGACCAACGCCAACGGTTTCACCAACGCCCTGATCGGCGACTGGTCGATTGCCGGTATCTACCGTTGGACGAGCGGGTTCCCGTTCAACGTGCAGAACTGCCGTTCGTGCTGGGCGACGAACTGGAACCTGCAGGGCAACGCCGTGCTCGTCGATCCCAACAAGCTCCCCGAGACGGCGACCACGCGCAATGCCGTGGGCGGTCAGCCAAGCGCATGGGCTGACACGACTGCGGCAATCGCGGCTTTCCAGCGCGCAACGCCTGGGGAGTCCGGTGAGCGCAACATCTTTCGTGGTGATGGCTATTTCGGCATCGACGCGAGCATCGGTAAGGCGTTCCGCATGCCGTTCGGCCACCGGCTGATGTTCCGGTGGGACGTGTTCAACCTCACCAACACCGTGCGCTTCGACACGGCGACCGTCGACATGATCCCGGACCGAGCTGCAACGTTCGGCCGCTACAACGGCACGCTCGCCGGCTGCGACGGCGCCGCGAACCGCTGCATGCAGCTGAATCTGCGGTACGAATTCTGA
- a CDS encoding nitronate monooxygenase, with amino-acid sequence MNVHVAAAKATDRVVTHPAVIQGGMGVAISNWRLARAVSSAGGLGVVSGTALDQVLARRLQDGDPGGHMLRALDAFPVPAIAARILDRFLVEGGKGERRSYATLPMLSREGTVDQQELCVVANFVEVWLAREGHDRPVGINYLEKIQIPHLPSIYGALLAGVDYILMGAGIPLKIPGAIDALAVHAAATYPLTITGSVPGDDTLLRFDPADIVGQWRPLLKRPAFLAIVGSSTLALTLLRKANGIVDGFVIEGPTAGGHNAPPRGKVQLNEDGEPIYGDRDKVDLAAFREFGVPFWLAGGYGTPAGLRAALTQGAAGVQVGTAFALCDDSGMRPDYRAEVLADMRMAGTRVRTDPLASPTGFPFKVADVPGTIANPDVYASRPRICDLGYLREAYRRDDGTTGYRCAAEPVSVYVAKGGNAADTDGRKCICNALMATAGHPQVRAGTHVEPGIVTSGDALGEVAQFLAPGDDGYRAEDVVRLLLERQTL; translated from the coding sequence GTGAACGTACACGTAGCGGCAGCGAAAGCGACGGACCGGGTGGTGACACACCCCGCAGTGATCCAGGGCGGCATGGGTGTGGCCATCTCCAACTGGCGCCTGGCGCGCGCGGTGTCGTCGGCTGGCGGCCTCGGCGTCGTGTCCGGCACGGCCCTGGATCAGGTCCTCGCTCGACGGCTGCAGGACGGAGATCCGGGCGGGCACATGCTGCGCGCCCTCGACGCGTTCCCGGTCCCGGCCATCGCCGCACGCATCCTTGACCGCTTCCTTGTCGAGGGTGGCAAGGGCGAACGGCGGTCCTACGCCACCCTGCCGATGCTCAGCCGCGAGGGCACCGTCGACCAGCAGGAACTCTGTGTCGTTGCCAATTTCGTCGAGGTCTGGCTGGCACGGGAAGGCCACGACCGGCCGGTCGGCATCAATTACCTCGAGAAGATCCAGATCCCGCACCTGCCCTCCATCTACGGAGCCCTCCTCGCCGGCGTGGACTACATCCTCATGGGCGCGGGCATTCCGTTGAAGATTCCCGGCGCCATCGACGCGCTCGCCGTGCACGCGGCGGCCACCTATCCGCTCACCATCACCGGCAGCGTGCCGGGCGACGACACCCTGCTGCGGTTCGATCCGGCCGACATCGTCGGCCAATGGCGACCGTTGTTGAAGCGTCCTGCGTTCCTTGCCATCGTCGGCTCGTCGACGCTGGCCCTGACGCTGCTGCGCAAGGCCAATGGCATCGTCGACGGCTTTGTCATCGAGGGCCCGACCGCGGGCGGCCACAACGCGCCGCCGCGCGGCAAGGTGCAGTTGAACGAGGACGGCGAGCCGATCTACGGCGACCGCGACAAGGTCGATCTCGCGGCCTTCCGCGAGTTCGGCGTGCCCTTCTGGCTGGCTGGCGGGTACGGAACGCCCGCCGGATTGCGCGCGGCGCTGACCCAGGGGGCCGCGGGCGTGCAGGTCGGCACGGCCTTCGCGTTGTGTGACGACTCCGGGATGCGGCCGGACTATCGCGCCGAGGTGCTCGCCGACATGCGCATGGCGGGCACACGCGTGCGGACCGATCCGCTCGCGTCTCCCACGGGATTCCCGTTCAAGGTTGCCGACGTCCCTGGCACGATCGCGAATCCGGACGTGTACGCGTCACGTCCACGGATCTGCGACCTCGGCTACCTGCGCGAGGCGTATCGTCGCGATGACGGCACGACCGGTTACCGCTGCGCGGCTGAACCCGTGTCGGTCTACGTGGCCAAGGGTGGCAACGCCGCCGATACGGACGGCCGCAAGTGCATCTGCAACGCGTTGATGGCCACCGCCGGCCATCCGCAGGTGCGCGCCGGCACGCACGTCGAACCGGGCATCGTCACCTCGGGCGACGCACTGGGCGAGGTGGCGCAGTTCCTCGCTCCAGGTGACGACGGCTACAGGGCCGAGGACGTCGTGCGGTTGCTTCTCGAACGACAGACACTTTGA
- a CDS encoding glycosyltransferase family 9 protein: MSHEPGADPPAPAGSFLIVRLGALGDVVHAIPVVAALREAHPGARIGWIVHPRFAPLLHLVEGLDHVYPLERRSGAHAIRDVRRDRYDVCLDLQGLIKSAAVARFSGARRVIGFSRPLLRESAAALAYTESGGDGGGHVIDKNLSLLTLLGADTRARRFPLRIPETPVVSCTREILGVGRDGPFALLNPGAAWPNKRWPPERFGEVARQLRERLGLRTAVLWGPDEATLAAAVARASGDAARMAPQTTMVEMLALAQASSVLVSGDTGPLHLAAAVGTPVVGLYGPTPPGRNGPWDPRDTVVSSHGSCACVFKRQCTARTWCLEQVTADAVTAAVISRLGAA; encoded by the coding sequence GTGAGCCACGAGCCTGGTGCCGACCCTCCCGCACCGGCCGGGTCGTTCCTGATCGTGCGACTCGGCGCCCTCGGTGACGTCGTGCATGCGATTCCGGTGGTGGCGGCCCTCCGCGAGGCCCATCCCGGCGCTCGCATCGGGTGGATCGTGCACCCGCGGTTTGCGCCGCTGCTGCACCTGGTCGAGGGCCTGGATCACGTGTATCCGCTGGAACGCCGGAGCGGGGCGCACGCGATCCGTGATGTCCGGCGCGACCGGTACGATGTCTGCCTCGATCTGCAAGGCCTGATCAAATCGGCGGCGGTCGCGCGCTTCAGCGGCGCGCGGCGCGTGATCGGATTCTCGCGTCCGCTCCTGCGTGAGTCGGCGGCGGCGCTCGCCTACACCGAGAGCGGTGGTGACGGCGGCGGACACGTGATCGACAAGAACCTGTCGCTGCTCACGTTGCTCGGGGCGGACACGCGGGCGCGACGCTTCCCGCTGCGCATCCCGGAGACGCCCGTGGTGTCGTGCACGCGCGAGATTCTCGGGGTCGGCCGCGATGGGCCGTTCGCGCTGCTCAATCCCGGCGCGGCATGGCCGAACAAGCGCTGGCCCCCGGAGCGCTTCGGAGAGGTGGCGCGCCAGCTTCGGGAGCGCCTGGGGCTGCGCACCGCGGTCCTCTGGGGCCCCGACGAGGCGACCCTGGCGGCGGCGGTGGCGCGGGCGTCAGGAGATGCCGCACGCATGGCGCCGCAGACGACGATGGTAGAGATGCTCGCCCTGGCGCAGGCGTCCAGCGTGCTGGTGTCCGGCGACACGGGGCCGCTGCACCTTGCCGCTGCCGTCGGCACGCCGGTCGTCGGCTTGTACGGCCCGACCCCGCCCGGGCGCAACGGTCCCTGGGACCCGCGCGACACGGTCGTGTCGAGCCACGGGTCGTGCGCTTGCGTTTTCAAACGCCAGTGCACCGCGCGCACATGGTGCCTCGAGCAGGTGACGGCCGACGCCGTCACGGCTGCCGTGATCTCGCGCCTGGGGGCGGCATGA
- a CDS encoding BlaI/MecI/CopY family transcriptional regulator, whose amino-acid sequence MNKTTAPGHLDVSRRERQILDVLFARGRSTAADVQAALLDPPSYSAVRALLRILETKGLIHHEQDGPRYVYVTAVPRDTAKRSALRHLLRTFFDDSTEDAVAALLDGDATALAPDQLDRLQALIDAHRSRPE is encoded by the coding sequence GTGAACAAGACAACCGCCCCGGGACACCTGGATGTCAGTCGTCGCGAGCGCCAGATTCTGGACGTCCTGTTCGCTCGCGGCCGGTCGACGGCCGCCGACGTGCAGGCGGCACTGCTCGATCCGCCGAGCTACTCGGCCGTACGGGCCCTGCTGCGTATCCTCGAGACCAAGGGCCTGATCCACCACGAGCAGGACGGGCCGCGATACGTCTACGTGACCGCGGTGCCGCGCGACACCGCCAAGCGGTCGGCGCTGCGCCACCTCTTGCGGACCTTCTTCGACGACTCCACCGAGGATGCAGTTGCGGCTCTTCTCGACGGCGATGCCACGGCGCTGGCCCCGGACCAGTTGGACCGCCTCCAGGCCCTGATCGACGCGCACAGGTCGCGACCGGAGTGA
- a CDS encoding DUF1697 domain-containing protein encodes MITYAGLVRGINVGKARRLPMADLRALVKAEGFTDPRTLLNSGNVVFAGAKQPFPRLAARLESAIETRAGFRPHVVVVDAAWVDAVMQENSLTQADNPSRLLVAFVQDTDRLQSVRELASRDWGSEALAVGSRAAYIWLPDGILESRVLSEVVARVGPWITTRNWTTVQKLQALMR; translated from the coding sequence ATGATCACGTACGCCGGACTCGTGCGCGGCATCAACGTCGGCAAGGCGCGACGCCTGCCCATGGCTGACCTCCGGGCACTCGTCAAGGCCGAAGGCTTCACCGATCCGCGCACCCTGCTCAATAGCGGCAACGTCGTGTTCGCGGGCGCGAAGCAACCGTTCCCGCGCCTGGCCGCACGCCTCGAGAGCGCCATCGAGACGCGCGCCGGATTCCGGCCGCACGTGGTGGTGGTCGACGCCGCGTGGGTAGACGCGGTGATGCAGGAGAACTCGCTGACGCAGGCCGACAACCCCTCGCGCCTGCTGGTGGCCTTCGTGCAGGACACCGATCGCCTGCAATCGGTCCGCGAGCTCGCGTCACGCGACTGGGGATCGGAAGCCCTCGCGGTCGGCAGCCGCGCCGCGTACATCTGGCTGCCCGACGGCATCCTGGAAAGCCGCGTGCTCAGCGAAGTCGTCGCGCGCGTCGGCCCGTGGATCACGACACGCAACTGGACGACAGTCCAGAAGCTGCAGGCGTTGATGCGCTAG
- a CDS encoding methyltransferase family protein — protein sequence MTDTAPATPSPRAGLARWRVPLGFASAALVLWLARPTPRSLELGLSIALLGQALRIWAAGHLEKSREVTSSGPYRFTRHPLYLGSSLMGLGLALAANHWAVGLLIAAYLGVTLWLAIRTEEAYLRASFGDAYDRYAGGALPAGTRRFSLERAIRNKEYRAPLGLLLISLFLLWRAG from the coding sequence ATGACCGACACCGCGCCCGCCACCCCGTCGCCGCGCGCCGGCCTGGCCCGCTGGCGCGTACCGCTCGGGTTCGCCTCGGCGGCATTGGTGCTATGGCTGGCCCGACCGACGCCGCGCAGCCTCGAACTTGGCTTGTCGATCGCGTTGCTGGGGCAGGCGCTGCGGATCTGGGCGGCAGGCCACCTGGAGAAGAGTCGCGAGGTCACATCTTCCGGGCCCTACCGGTTCACGCGCCACCCCCTGTACCTGGGCTCGTCGCTGATGGGCCTGGGGCTCGCACTGGCCGCCAACCACTGGGCGGTCGGACTGCTGATCGCCGCCTACCTCGGCGTCACCCTCTGGCTGGCCATTCGCACGGAGGAGGCATACCTGCGCGCCAGCTTCGGCGATGCCTACGACCGCTACGCCGGTGGCGCCTTGCCGGCGGGCACGCGTCGCTTCAGCCTGGAACGCGCCATCCGCAACAAGGAGTACCGAGCGCCACTCGGTCTCCTGCTGATCAGCCTGTTCCTCCTCTGGCGCGCAGGCTAG
- a CDS encoding adenylyltransferase/cytidyltransferase family protein, which produces MIVALEVLLAAAADHRRQGHTIALANGVFDLLHVGHLRYLQGAAQQADILVVAVNDDAAVRKLKGADRPIVGERERAELVDALRGVDYVTLFGDLTVGPLLEALRPDVHCKGTDYRIETVPERAIVQAYGGRTAIVGDPKDHSTRDIVAAIADRGTSPEP; this is translated from the coding sequence GTGATCGTGGCCCTCGAAGTGTTGCTGGCTGCCGCTGCCGATCACCGCCGGCAGGGCCACACGATTGCGCTCGCCAACGGCGTGTTCGACCTGCTGCACGTCGGACACCTGCGCTACCTGCAGGGTGCCGCGCAGCAAGCCGACATCCTGGTGGTCGCCGTCAATGACGACGCGGCGGTGCGAAAGCTGAAGGGCGCAGATCGGCCGATCGTCGGCGAGCGTGAACGTGCCGAACTGGTCGACGCCTTGCGCGGCGTGGACTACGTCACGCTCTTCGGCGATCTCACCGTCGGGCCGCTGCTCGAGGCGCTTCGGCCGGACGTCCACTGCAAGGGCACCGATTACAGGATCGAGACCGTGCCCGAACGTGCGATCGTCCAGGCCTACGGCGGCCGTACTGCCATCGTCGGCGATCCGAAGGACCACTCGACGCGCGACATCGTTGCGGCGATTGCGGACCGCGGCACGAGTCCCGAGCCGTGA
- a CDS encoding M56 family metallopeptidase encodes MMLELLVKATLVLGVAALFGAVSRGRAAASTRHAAWVAALVGAVLVPVLGASLPAIRLPLLPAELRALPAPSPVAPVASLVEDDSADASAIAHTMPSRRHVPQHAAASAATADDTRALLRQVRDAVAALPWLAVIWALGAFLVLARLVASRVAAARLTRNRVPGRKPWLGLARRLARLMRVPRRVRFLRSDRVSMPIACGVLRPAVVLPVEADDWQDARVRAVLLHELAHVRRRDCLTQLIVDAAVALLWFHPLAWVGRRAVRRERERACDDLVLVAGTDAPEYATHLLDVARAAQGQPSGLVMSGGVAMARASELEGRLMAILDTTRARHALTARALATVFMVTLAIVAPTSALDFWHAPGATARAVLAPPVGRPAPLPRPAPPPAAIAREARHEAATSAAAQAEPPAAAQASPAVAPVAAPPAQDGPAPMPMPTPTPTPSARPVIAPMAPMPGIPGPKPGVRGGVQGGVPGGVIAPPAKAGPEKPRQPADPTIIAALTEALKDSDLEVRQQALFTLGRYGDPSSLDAMIGALGDADAEMRQQAAFALSRYDSPRARQALAGALKDRAAEVRQQAAFALGALRAKESVDPLLGALADTDPEVRGQAAFALAQIRDPRAADALMVAAKDSNAEVRTQAFFGLAQLGDPRAKDLAIAALKDESPEVRRVAAMALANLVDHDE; translated from the coding sequence ATGATGCTGGAACTGCTCGTGAAGGCGACGCTGGTGCTCGGCGTCGCGGCGCTGTTCGGAGCGGTGAGCCGCGGGCGGGCGGCCGCCTCGACCCGTCACGCGGCCTGGGTCGCGGCCCTCGTCGGCGCCGTGCTGGTGCCGGTGCTGGGCGCGTCGCTCCCGGCCATTCGCCTGCCCCTGCTGCCGGCGGAGTTGCGCGCCCTTCCAGCCCCATCGCCTGTGGCGCCGGTGGCAAGCCTGGTCGAGGACGACAGTGCCGACGCGTCAGCGATCGCGCACACGATGCCGTCGCGTCGCCATGTGCCGCAACACGCCGCCGCCAGTGCCGCCACGGCTGACGACACGCGCGCTTTGCTCCGGCAGGTCCGTGACGCGGTGGCGGCCCTGCCCTGGCTGGCCGTGATCTGGGCGCTTGGCGCCTTCCTCGTCCTGGCGCGACTTGTGGCGTCACGAGTGGCCGCGGCAAGGCTCACCCGAAACCGCGTGCCCGGGCGCAAGCCGTGGCTCGGCCTGGCGCGTCGTCTCGCGCGATTGATGCGCGTGCCTCGCCGCGTGCGCTTCCTGCGCTCGGATCGCGTGTCCATGCCGATCGCATGCGGCGTGCTGCGGCCTGCCGTGGTGCTGCCGGTCGAAGCCGACGACTGGCAGGACGCGCGGGTCCGCGCCGTCCTGCTCCACGAACTTGCGCACGTGCGACGTCGCGACTGCCTCACGCAACTCATCGTCGACGCCGCGGTGGCGCTGCTGTGGTTCCACCCGCTGGCGTGGGTGGGGCGCCGCGCGGTTCGACGCGAACGCGAGCGTGCCTGTGACGATCTCGTGCTGGTTGCCGGCACCGATGCCCCCGAATACGCCACCCATCTGCTCGACGTCGCGCGCGCCGCGCAGGGGCAGCCGTCAGGACTCGTGATGTCCGGAGGTGTCGCGATGGCGCGCGCCTCGGAACTGGAAGGACGACTCATGGCCATTCTCGACACCACCCGCGCGCGCCACGCGCTCACCGCGCGCGCCCTCGCCACCGTCTTCATGGTCACGCTGGCCATCGTGGCACCGACGTCGGCACTCGATTTCTGGCATGCACCAGGTGCGACAGCGCGCGCCGTCCTGGCCCCGCCCGTGGGCCGGCCCGCGCCGCTACCGCGCCCCGCGCCGCCTCCTGCCGCCATCGCACGCGAGGCGCGACACGAGGCCGCCACGTCGGCCGCCGCACAGGCTGAACCTCCTGCAGCTGCACAGGCCAGCCCCGCCGTGGCACCTGTAGCGGCGCCGCCGGCACAGGACGGGCCGGCGCCCATGCCGATGCCAACACCGACGCCGACACCGTCAGCGAGGCCCGTAATCGCGCCGATGGCGCCAATGCCCGGTATCCCGGGACCGAAGCCCGGCGTTCGCGGCGGTGTCCAGGGTGGCGTGCCGGGTGGCGTCATCGCACCGCCGGCCAAGGCCGGACCGGAGAAGCCACGCCAGCCTGCCGATCCGACGATCATCGCGGCACTCACCGAGGCGCTCAAGGACAGCGACCTGGAGGTGCGGCAGCAGGCCCTCTTCACCCTGGGCCGTTACGGCGACCCCTCGTCGCTCGACGCGATGATCGGCGCCCTCGGCGATGCCGACGCGGAGATGCGACAGCAGGCGGCGTTTGCGCTGAGCCGGTACGACTCGCCCCGTGCCCGCCAGGCCCTCGCGGGGGCGTTGAAGGACCGTGCCGCCGAGGTCCGCCAGCAGGCCGCGTTTGCGCTCGGCGCCCTGCGCGCGAAGGAGTCGGTCGATCCGCTGCTTGGCGCACTCGCCGACACCGACCCCGAGGTGCGCGGCCAGGCAGCCTTCGCGCTCGCGCAGATTCGCGATCCGCGCGCGGCCGATGCCCTGATGGTGGCGGCCAAGGACAGCAATGCCGAGGTTCGCACCCAGGCCTTCTTCGGACTCGCCCAGCTCGGCGATCCGCGTGCCAAGGATCTGGCGATCGCCGCACTGAAGGACGAGAGCCCGGAGGTTCGCCGGGTTGCCGCGATGGCGCTCGCGAACCTGGTCGATCACGACGAGTAA